Proteins co-encoded in one Megalops cyprinoides isolate fMegCyp1 chromosome 1, fMegCyp1.pri, whole genome shotgun sequence genomic window:
- the entpd1 gene encoding ectonucleoside triphosphate diphosphohydrolase 1 isoform X2, whose amino-acid sequence MKEKNPWHRPVIICITVFIAMGIITLVAMAVVQNKPLHQKYKYGIVLDAGSSHTSVYIYEWPAEKENNTGMVRQTHACNVKGKGISSYASDISHAGTCLRECMEEAKEKIPVWRHPETPVYLGATAGMRLLRMTNTTVSDQVLSSVESFLQTYPFLYQGARIISGQEEGAYGWITVNYLNGNFRKALTTMGALDLGGASTQITFVSKQEVESEENSMLFRLYGNDYHVYTHSFLCYGKDQALKLALAKQLQTGESQLRDPCFHPGYSVQKSLESSPCVLESHPHASERIFTHFGTGNASLCQEAVRRIFNFSHCPWGRCSFNGVFQPPVEGQFGAFSAFYFVMNFLNLTSYSLEQSKTKMDHYCSTPWDEIKQRYPSVKVKYLAEYCFSGTYILTLLEDGYNFTSANWRDIQFIKKIGDSDAGWTLGYMLNLTNMIPAEAPDEPPLPHGGYVAIMVLFSLMIFILFLLAYKLFGRPVCSANKQII is encoded by the exons atgaaagagaagAACCCATGGCATAGGCCAGTGATTATCTGCATCACCGTCTTCATCGCCATGGGAATCATTACCTTGGTGGCAATGGCTGTGGTCCAGAACAAACCCCTTCATCAGAAGTACAAG TATGGGATCGTTCTGGACGCTGGCTCCTCCCACACCTCAGTGTACATCTATGAATGGCCTGCTGAGAAGGAGAACAACACAGGAATGGTGCGGCAGACACACGCATGTAACGTGAAAG GAAAGGGGATCTCCAGCTACGCATCGGACATATCGCACGCAGGCACGTGCCTGAGGGAGTGCATGGAGGAGGCCAAGGAGAAGATTCCCGTCTGGAGGCATCCTGAGACCCCCGTTTACCTGGGGGCCACGGCAGGGATGAGGTTACTGAG gATGACCAACACAACCGTGTCTGACCAGGTTCTGTCCTCTGTGGAGAGCTTCCTGCAGACGTACCCTTTCCTGTACCAGGGGGCCCGCATCATCAGTGGCCAGGAGGAGGGAGCCTACGGCTGGATCACCGTCAACTACCTGAACGGCAACTTTAGAAAG GCGCTGACTACCATGGGTGCTCTGGACTTGGGCGGGGCCTCCACCCAGATCACGTTCGTCTCTAAGCAGGAAGTGGAGTCGGAGGAGAACTCAATGCTCTTCCGGCTGTACGGGAACGACTAccacgtgtacacacacagcttccTGTGCTACGGCAAGGACCAGGCACTCAAACTGGCCTTGGCCAAGCAGCTACAG ACAGGTGAGAGTCAGCTGAGAGACCCCTGCTTCCACCCGGGCTACAGCGTGCAGAAATCCCTGGAGAGCAGCCCCTGCGTCCTGGAGTCGCACCCCCACGCCTCAGAGCGCATCTTCACACACTTCGGGACGGGCAACGCCTCGCTGTGCCAGGAGGCCGTCAGGCGCATTTTCAACTTCAGCCACTGCCCGTGGGGGCGCTGTTCTTTCAACGGAGTCTTCCAACCCCCTGTGGAGGGGCAGTttggg GCCTTCTCCGCCTTCTACTTTGTGATGAACTTTTTAAACCTGACCTCATACTCACTGGAACAGAGCAAGACGAAGATGGACCACTACTGCTCCACCCCCTGGGATGAG ATAAAGCAGAGATACCCATCTGTGAAGGTGAAATACCTGGCGGAGTACTGCTTCTCTGGGACCTACATCCTGACCCTGCTGGAAGACGGATACAACTTTACTTCGGCGAACTGGAGAGACATCCAATTCATCAAAAAG ATTGGTGACAGTGATGCTGGCTGGACTTTGGGATACATGCTGAACCTGACCAACATGATCCCGGCAGAGGCCCCCGATGAGCCGCCCCTCCCCCATGGCGGCTACGTGGCCATCATGGTGCTGTTCAGCCTGATGatcttcatcctcttcctcctcgccTACAAGCTGTTCGGCCGGCCCGTGTGCAGCGCCAACAAGCAGATCATCTGA
- the entpd1 gene encoding ectonucleoside triphosphate diphosphohydrolase 1 isoform X1 has protein sequence MAEQREMKEKNPWHRPVIICITVFIAMGIITLVAMAVVQNKPLHQKYKYGIVLDAGSSHTSVYIYEWPAEKENNTGMVRQTHACNVKGKGISSYASDISHAGTCLRECMEEAKEKIPVWRHPETPVYLGATAGMRLLRMTNTTVSDQVLSSVESFLQTYPFLYQGARIISGQEEGAYGWITVNYLNGNFRKALTTMGALDLGGASTQITFVSKQEVESEENSMLFRLYGNDYHVYTHSFLCYGKDQALKLALAKQLQTGESQLRDPCFHPGYSVQKSLESSPCVLESHPHASERIFTHFGTGNASLCQEAVRRIFNFSHCPWGRCSFNGVFQPPVEGQFGAFSAFYFVMNFLNLTSYSLEQSKTKMDHYCSTPWDEIKQRYPSVKVKYLAEYCFSGTYILTLLEDGYNFTSANWRDIQFIKKIGDSDAGWTLGYMLNLTNMIPAEAPDEPPLPHGGYVAIMVLFSLMIFILFLLAYKLFGRPVCSANKQII, from the exons ATGGCCGAGCAGAGAG agatgaaagagaagAACCCATGGCATAGGCCAGTGATTATCTGCATCACCGTCTTCATCGCCATGGGAATCATTACCTTGGTGGCAATGGCTGTGGTCCAGAACAAACCCCTTCATCAGAAGTACAAG TATGGGATCGTTCTGGACGCTGGCTCCTCCCACACCTCAGTGTACATCTATGAATGGCCTGCTGAGAAGGAGAACAACACAGGAATGGTGCGGCAGACACACGCATGTAACGTGAAAG GAAAGGGGATCTCCAGCTACGCATCGGACATATCGCACGCAGGCACGTGCCTGAGGGAGTGCATGGAGGAGGCCAAGGAGAAGATTCCCGTCTGGAGGCATCCTGAGACCCCCGTTTACCTGGGGGCCACGGCAGGGATGAGGTTACTGAG gATGACCAACACAACCGTGTCTGACCAGGTTCTGTCCTCTGTGGAGAGCTTCCTGCAGACGTACCCTTTCCTGTACCAGGGGGCCCGCATCATCAGTGGCCAGGAGGAGGGAGCCTACGGCTGGATCACCGTCAACTACCTGAACGGCAACTTTAGAAAG GCGCTGACTACCATGGGTGCTCTGGACTTGGGCGGGGCCTCCACCCAGATCACGTTCGTCTCTAAGCAGGAAGTGGAGTCGGAGGAGAACTCAATGCTCTTCCGGCTGTACGGGAACGACTAccacgtgtacacacacagcttccTGTGCTACGGCAAGGACCAGGCACTCAAACTGGCCTTGGCCAAGCAGCTACAG ACAGGTGAGAGTCAGCTGAGAGACCCCTGCTTCCACCCGGGCTACAGCGTGCAGAAATCCCTGGAGAGCAGCCCCTGCGTCCTGGAGTCGCACCCCCACGCCTCAGAGCGCATCTTCACACACTTCGGGACGGGCAACGCCTCGCTGTGCCAGGAGGCCGTCAGGCGCATTTTCAACTTCAGCCACTGCCCGTGGGGGCGCTGTTCTTTCAACGGAGTCTTCCAACCCCCTGTGGAGGGGCAGTttggg GCCTTCTCCGCCTTCTACTTTGTGATGAACTTTTTAAACCTGACCTCATACTCACTGGAACAGAGCAAGACGAAGATGGACCACTACTGCTCCACCCCCTGGGATGAG ATAAAGCAGAGATACCCATCTGTGAAGGTGAAATACCTGGCGGAGTACTGCTTCTCTGGGACCTACATCCTGACCCTGCTGGAAGACGGATACAACTTTACTTCGGCGAACTGGAGAGACATCCAATTCATCAAAAAG ATTGGTGACAGTGATGCTGGCTGGACTTTGGGATACATGCTGAACCTGACCAACATGATCCCGGCAGAGGCCCCCGATGAGCCGCCCCTCCCCCATGGCGGCTACGTGGCCATCATGGTGCTGTTCAGCCTGATGatcttcatcctcttcctcctcgccTACAAGCTGTTCGGCCGGCCCGTGTGCAGCGCCAACAAGCAGATCATCTGA